The following coding sequences are from one Triticum aestivum cultivar Chinese Spring chromosome 5A, IWGSC CS RefSeq v2.1, whole genome shotgun sequence window:
- the LOC123106422 gene encoding uncharacterized protein — protein MDTPQKKAGSTGRKIASPCPDAVRLVSQWTLSTGCFFLVIFALDHAFDHFNFQIPCSPSGIFLRCVEPTDAVALANAAAESAGWIGMLWCGAAQTAAAALALHLPCRYRRVRRALAYIARPLAIVGHSLHARATVLLYAADPGSLFAVMGWTLIIVFLAVFDLLCFLILMLGREVRTECD, from the exons ATGGACACCCCGCAAAAGAAGGCTGGATCCACGGGCAGGAAGATAGCGTCTCCGTGCCCGGATGCTGTCCGGCTGGTCAGCCAGTGGACACTCTCCACCGGCTGCTTCTTCCTCGTCATCTTCGCACTCGACCACGCTTTCGACCACTTCAATTTCCAAATCCCGTGCAGCCCG TCCGGGATCTTTCTGCGGTGCGTCGAGCCCACGGACGCGGTGGCCCTTGCCAACGCCGCCGCGGAAAGCGCCGGCTGGATCGGGATGCTGTGGTGCGGCGCGGCACAGACGGCCGCGGCCGCGCTGGCTCTGCATCTCCCATGCCGCTACCGCCGGGTCCGCCGTGCCCTCGCCTACATCGCCCGCCCGCTCGCCATCGTCGGCCACAGCCTGCACGCCCGCGCCACCGTCCTCCTCTACGCCGCGGACCCAGGATCCCTCTTCGCCGTGATGGGCTGGACCCTGATCATAGTCTTCTTGGCGGTGTTCGACCTCCTCTGCTTCCTGATCCTCATGCTGGGACGTGAGGTGAGGACTGAGTGCGACTGA